One genomic window of Geodermatophilus sp. DSM 44513 includes the following:
- a CDS encoding helix-turn-helix domain-containing protein gives METAGGPVRVADLPGRPCSLAAALELVGERWALLAVREVALGNHRFSDIARGTGAPRDRLSARLTALVAAGVLERRPYSTAPPRSGYRLTPAGRDLVPVLQALLLWGERWAADRPAVRLHHDTAGHGDHPVDGTWTCRTCGEPLAGARPTLTPAGRTLLGLLPKEDP, from the coding sequence GTGGAGACCGCCGGCGGGCCCGTGCGGGTGGCGGACCTGCCCGGGCGCCCCTGCTCGCTGGCCGCCGCGCTCGAGCTGGTCGGCGAGCGGTGGGCGCTGCTGGCCGTCCGCGAGGTGGCACTGGGCAACCACCGCTTCAGCGACATCGCCCGCGGCACCGGCGCCCCGCGCGACCGGCTCTCCGCCCGGCTCACCGCCCTCGTGGCGGCCGGGGTCCTGGAGCGGCGTCCGTACAGCACCGCTCCCCCGCGCTCGGGCTACCGCCTCACCCCCGCAGGCCGCGACCTCGTGCCGGTGCTGCAGGCGCTGCTGCTCTGGGGCGAGCGCTGGGCGGCCGACCGGCCGGCGGTGCGGCTGCACCACGACACGGCCGGCCACGGCGACCACCCGGTCGACGGCACCTGGACCTGCCGGACCTGCGGCGAACCGCTGGCCGGCGCCCGCCCCACCCTGACCCCGGCCGGCCGGACGCTGCTCGGGCTGCTACCGAAGGAGGACCCGTGA
- a CDS encoding HAD domain-containing protein, which translates to MATTDRPILLLDVDGVLNAARADLPEGWERGRFNGYVLTWDPTVTARLRELHESGRVELQWLTTWTTDADRLLAEPMGLPRGLVTHARDDAAPTGFAGSLGGRAGWWKLTAARAVVEAEPDRRVVWVDDDLAEQAADTGEWLAANRHVLVIAPDLRLGLTHEQLDEVEAWL; encoded by the coding sequence ATGGCCACGACCGATCGTCCGATCCTGCTGCTGGACGTCGACGGCGTGCTCAACGCCGCCCGCGCGGACCTGCCCGAGGGCTGGGAGCGGGGCCGGTTCAACGGCTACGTGCTGACCTGGGACCCGACCGTGACCGCCCGGCTGCGCGAACTGCACGAGTCCGGCCGGGTGGAGCTGCAGTGGCTGACCACCTGGACGACGGACGCCGACCGGCTGCTGGCCGAGCCGATGGGCCTGCCCCGCGGGCTGGTGACGCACGCCCGCGACGATGCGGCCCCCACCGGGTTCGCCGGGTCGCTCGGCGGGCGGGCCGGCTGGTGGAAGCTCACCGCCGCCCGCGCGGTGGTGGAGGCGGAGCCGGACCGGCGGGTCGTGTGGGTCGACGACGACCTGGCCGAGCAGGCAGCCGACACCGGGGAGTGGCTGGCGGCGAACCGGCACGTGCTGGTCATCGCCCCGGACCTGCGCCTGGGCCTGACCCACGAGCAGCTGGACGAGGTCGAGGCCTGGCTCTGA
- a CDS encoding PaaI family thioesterase — protein sequence MTTPDTPTTDLGTPQESWGASRSRSVEWYDPMVTAAGAAGLSGLDAMRAIRDGRLPPPPIATLLRMSVHAIEEGMVEFGCAVDESVYNPIGVVHGGLVCTLLDTVVGCAVHTTLPQGVGYTSIELKVNYLRAVRATSGPLRAVGRVVKPGSRVAFAEGEVTDAAGRVVATASGSLLVFPLPT from the coding sequence GTGACGACACCCGACACCCCGACCACCGACCTGGGAACCCCGCAGGAGAGCTGGGGAGCCAGCCGGTCGCGCAGCGTCGAGTGGTACGACCCGATGGTCACCGCGGCCGGCGCGGCCGGGCTGAGCGGGCTGGACGCGATGCGCGCCATCCGCGACGGCCGGCTGCCCCCGCCCCCCATCGCGACGCTGCTGCGGATGTCGGTGCACGCGATCGAGGAAGGCATGGTCGAGTTCGGCTGCGCGGTCGACGAGTCGGTCTACAACCCGATCGGCGTGGTGCACGGCGGCCTGGTGTGCACGCTGCTGGACACCGTCGTCGGGTGCGCCGTGCACACGACGCTGCCGCAGGGCGTCGGGTACACCTCCATCGAGCTGAAGGTGAACTACCTGCGCGCGGTCCGGGCGACCAGCGGGCCGCTGCGCGCGGTCGGCCGGGTGGTCAAGCCCGGCAGCCGGGTCGCCTTCGCCGAGGGCGAGGTCACCGACGCCGCCGGCCGGGTGGTCGCGACGGCGTCGGGCTCGCTGCTGGTCTTCCCGCTGCCGACCTGA
- a CDS encoding type II toxin-antitoxin system death-on-curing family toxin has product MSEVEYLDLDDLLGLVRALQAGPVRDVGLLDSAAGRPRSTAFGEDAYPTLPLKAAALLHSLARNHTLVDGNKRLGWLATVVFLDVNGHQPDVTDDEAFQLVMDVAAGAADVEEIASRLCVVRS; this is encoded by the coding sequence GTGAGCGAGGTCGAGTACCTCGATCTCGACGACCTCCTCGGCCTCGTCCGTGCCCTGCAGGCCGGTCCGGTCCGGGACGTGGGTCTGCTGGACTCCGCAGCTGGTCGACCCCGGTCCACGGCGTTCGGGGAGGACGCCTACCCGACGCTGCCCCTCAAGGCCGCGGCCCTGCTCCACTCACTCGCTCGGAACCACACGCTCGTCGACGGCAACAAGCGGCTGGGCTGGCTGGCCACGGTCGTCTTCCTGGACGTCAACGGGCACCAGCCGGACGTGACCGACGACGAGGCGTTCCAGCTCGTCATGGACGTGGCCGCCGGTGCGGCCGACGTCGAGGAGATCGCCAGCCGGCTCTGCGTCGTCCGGAGCTGA
- a CDS encoding CopG family transcriptional regulator produces MAMTLRTDDELERALTVLAAAEGTSRQEVIRRAVLERYERSGHAARVEESSARQIDRWGDVLHRLGTV; encoded by the coding sequence ATGGCGATGACCCTGCGGACCGACGACGAGCTCGAGCGTGCGCTGACCGTCCTCGCGGCCGCCGAGGGGACGTCACGCCAAGAGGTCATCCGGCGAGCCGTCCTCGAGCGGTACGAACGGAGCGGGCACGCTGCACGCGTCGAGGAGAGCTCGGCCCGACAGATCGACCGGTGGGGGGACGTGCTGCACCGGCTCGGCACGGTGTGA
- a CDS encoding TM0106 family RecB-like putative nuclease — translation MYRLDGRLVLSPSDLTRHQECTHLTALNLAVADGLLAPPAEGVSDQTVLVADLGIAHELSYLEYLEQQGLSVARLQGSRDEAATVEAMRAGVDVVHQATLFDGRWGGQADFLLKTPTPSALGGWSYEVADAKLARRVKVPALLQMATYADRLATLQRLQPRRIHVVTGDGAQRPWRLVDVAAYARRARGRLEVFVGDVPPTAPVPVSHCDQCTWAPRCSAELRADDDLSLVAGMRRDQRAALRGAGIATLIALAEASDTALKEAGLGRAARTRLRDQAREQLRGRQAERPTRTLLPPLLAQGLLRLPEPSPGDRYLDFEGDPLAGDGQGLEYLAGLGDRAGRFTALWAHDAAEEQRMVTQLVDLLVAAWRADPRMHVYHYAAYEVSALKRLTGRYGVREAELDQLLRAGRFVDLLPVVRQGMRISGESYSIKKVEAFYGREHTGDVADAMGSVVEYEKWLADRDPARLHAIERYNQDDVDSTRELHDWLETQRTELAAQYGALPRPAAAEVAAPAPGSDAEAAESALVERLRDAGHPLLGDLVQWHRREARPGWWEFFARADLEDEQLVEDRTALGGVSGGFEVGADKRSKLYEFYFPPQDTKLSVGSRAVDVDTRVRIGEVRELDAAGGRMVVKAAKPPAAARGLGPEGPIDDRPLREAIAATADDVLAGRPCLGQALLDRVVPPDTRRLPGEEAGDAVVRLGRALDGQVLAVQGPPGSGKTRAAARLIRALLDAGKKVGVTATSHAVIGNVLRAVERPALQKCDEHQACGAPGVAWSRDSADVAAQLLDGTATLVGGTSWFWARPDLAQAVDVLVVDEAGQFSLANAVAVARSARSLVLLGDPQQLAQPTQAVHPGESGLSALEHLLEGHATVPEDRGVFLDRTYRMHPALTAFVSDLAYEGRLESAAGRERIAVDGWASGLAVRFVAHTRPAAAVSDDEAAAVAGVWQSLQGVGWTDADGERARIGPDDVLVVAPYNNQVGAVRRLLPGARVGTVDRFQGQEAPVVVYSMTSTSAEDAPRGVSFLYDLHRLNVAVSRAKALAVVVMSEELLDAAVRTPEQLRQVNALCRLVEMATVVR, via the coding sequence TCAACCTCGCCGTCGCCGACGGCCTCCTCGCGCCCCCGGCCGAGGGGGTGAGCGACCAGACGGTGCTCGTCGCCGACCTCGGCATCGCCCACGAGCTGTCCTACCTGGAGTACCTGGAGCAGCAGGGGCTCAGCGTGGCCCGACTGCAGGGCAGCCGGGACGAGGCGGCGACGGTCGAGGCCATGCGCGCCGGCGTCGACGTCGTCCACCAGGCGACGCTGTTCGACGGCCGGTGGGGCGGGCAGGCCGACTTCCTGCTGAAGACCCCGACACCGTCGGCGCTGGGCGGGTGGTCCTACGAGGTCGCCGACGCCAAGCTCGCCCGACGGGTCAAGGTGCCCGCGCTGCTGCAGATGGCCACCTACGCCGACCGGCTCGCCACGCTGCAACGCCTCCAGCCACGGCGCATCCACGTCGTCACCGGGGACGGCGCGCAGCGGCCGTGGCGGCTGGTCGACGTCGCCGCCTACGCCCGCCGCGCCCGCGGCCGCCTCGAGGTCTTCGTCGGCGACGTCCCGCCGACCGCGCCGGTCCCGGTCAGCCACTGCGACCAGTGCACCTGGGCGCCGCGGTGCTCCGCCGAGCTCCGGGCCGACGACGACCTGAGCCTGGTCGCCGGCATGCGCCGCGACCAGCGCGCCGCCCTCCGCGGCGCCGGCATCGCCACCCTCATCGCGCTCGCCGAGGCCTCCGACACCGCCCTCAAGGAGGCGGGTCTCGGCCGGGCCGCCCGCACCCGGCTGCGCGACCAGGCCCGCGAGCAGCTGCGCGGCCGGCAGGCCGAGCGGCCCACCCGCACGCTGCTGCCGCCGCTGCTCGCCCAGGGCCTGCTGCGACTGCCCGAGCCGAGCCCCGGCGACCGCTACCTGGACTTCGAGGGCGACCCGCTGGCCGGCGACGGCCAGGGGCTGGAGTACCTCGCCGGCCTCGGCGACCGCGCCGGGCGGTTCACCGCGCTGTGGGCGCACGACGCCGCCGAGGAGCAGCGCATGGTCACCCAGCTCGTCGACCTGCTCGTCGCCGCCTGGCGGGCCGACCCGCGCATGCACGTCTACCACTACGCCGCCTACGAGGTCTCCGCCCTCAAGCGGCTCACCGGGCGGTACGGCGTCCGCGAGGCCGAGCTGGACCAGCTGCTGCGCGCCGGGCGGTTCGTCGACCTGCTGCCCGTCGTCCGCCAGGGGATGCGGATCAGCGGGGAGTCGTACTCGATCAAGAAGGTCGAGGCGTTCTACGGCCGCGAGCACACCGGCGACGTCGCCGACGCGATGGGCAGCGTCGTCGAGTACGAGAAGTGGCTCGCCGACCGCGACCCCGCCCGGCTGCACGCCATCGAGCGCTACAACCAGGACGACGTCGACTCCACCCGCGAGCTGCACGACTGGCTGGAGACCCAGCGCACCGAGCTGGCCGCCCAGTACGGCGCGCTGCCCCGCCCGGCGGCCGCCGAGGTCGCCGCCCCGGCGCCGGGGTCGGACGCCGAGGCCGCCGAGTCCGCCCTCGTGGAGCGGCTGCGCGACGCCGGGCACCCGCTGCTCGGCGACCTGGTGCAGTGGCACCGCCGCGAGGCCCGCCCCGGCTGGTGGGAGTTCTTCGCCCGGGCCGACCTGGAGGACGAGCAGCTCGTGGAAGACCGCACCGCCCTCGGCGGCGTTTCCGGCGGCTTCGAGGTCGGCGCCGACAAGCGCAGCAAGCTGTACGAGTTCTACTTCCCGCCGCAGGACACCAAGCTCTCCGTCGGCTCCCGCGCCGTCGACGTCGACACCCGCGTGCGCATCGGCGAGGTGCGCGAGCTCGACGCCGCCGGCGGGCGGATGGTGGTCAAGGCGGCCAAGCCGCCGGCGGCTGCCCGCGGGCTGGGCCCCGAGGGACCGATCGACGACCGGCCGTTGCGCGAGGCCATCGCCGCCACCGCGGACGACGTCCTCGCCGGCCGGCCCTGCCTCGGGCAGGCGCTGCTCGATCGCGTCGTCCCACCGGACACCCGGCGGCTGCCGGGGGAGGAGGCCGGGGACGCCGTCGTCCGGCTCGGCCGGGCGCTGGACGGCCAGGTGCTCGCCGTGCAGGGGCCGCCGGGCAGCGGCAAGACGCGGGCCGCGGCGCGGCTGATCCGCGCGCTGCTGGACGCCGGCAAGAAGGTCGGCGTCACCGCGACCTCGCACGCCGTCATCGGCAACGTGCTGCGCGCCGTGGAGCGCCCCGCGCTGCAGAAGTGCGACGAGCACCAGGCCTGCGGCGCGCCCGGGGTGGCCTGGTCCCGGGACTCCGCCGACGTGGCCGCCCAGCTGCTCGACGGGACGGCGACCCTCGTCGGCGGCACCTCGTGGTTCTGGGCCCGCCCAGACCTGGCGCAGGCCGTCGACGTGCTCGTCGTCGACGAGGCCGGGCAGTTCTCGCTGGCCAACGCGGTCGCCGTCGCCCGGTCGGCCCGCTCGCTGGTGCTGCTCGGCGACCCCCAGCAGCTGGCCCAGCCGACCCAGGCGGTGCACCCGGGGGAGTCGGGGCTGTCCGCGCTGGAGCACCTGCTCGAGGGGCACGCCACCGTGCCGGAGGACCGCGGCGTCTTCCTCGACCGCACCTACCGGATGCACCCGGCGCTGACCGCGTTCGTGTCCGACCTGGCCTACGAGGGGCGGCTGGAGTCCGCGGCCGGCCGCGAGCGGATCGCCGTCGACGGCTGGGCCAGTGGGCTCGCCGTCCGCTTCGTCGCGCACACCCGGCCCGCGGCGGCCGTCTCCGACGACGAGGCCGCGGCCGTGGCCGGGGTGTGGCAGTCGCTGCAGGGGGTGGGGTGGACCGACGCGGACGGGGAGCGGGCGCGCATCGGCCCGGACGACGTGCTGGTGGTCGCGCCGTACAACAACCAGGTCGGCGCCGTCCGCCGGCTGCTGCCCGGCGCGCGGGTCGGCACCGTGGACCGCTTCCAGGGCCAGGAGGCGCCGGTCGTCGTCTACTCGATGACGTCCACGTCGGCCGAGGACGCGCCCCGCGGCGTCTCCTTCCTGTACGACCTGCACCGGCTCAACGTGGCGGTGTCCCGGGCCAAGGCGCTGGCCGTCGTGGTCATGAGCGAGGAGCTGCTGGACGCCGCCGTCCGGACGCCGGAGCAGCTGCGCCAGGTGAACGCGCTGTGCCGGCTGGTGGAGATGGCCACCGTCGTCCGCTGA